A single genomic interval of Anthonomus grandis grandis chromosome 17, icAntGran1.3, whole genome shotgun sequence harbors:
- the LOC126746402 gene encoding acyl-CoA synthetase short-chain family member 3, mitochondrial-like, with protein sequence MSLVKRKKMESKKKGKGSSILNSTCYEKVFKESIENPESFWATVGTLVSWSKPWKKVLDNTREPFTKWYVGGEINACYNAIDRHIEAGLGSKVALIYDSPVTGVSRKITYSELLEKVSKLAGLLARYGVERGDRVLIYMPLIPETVVAMLAVARLGAVHSVVFGGFAANELSTRIDHAEPKVIIAASCGVEPNKVLNYITELNHAINISVHKPSKCVVFQRKGILIAELDPERDMDWEEAVKNVESVPCVPVEANDPLYILYTSGTTGEPKGVQRPVGGHLVALAFTMKALYNMGPNDVWWATSDFGWVVGHSYMCYGPLVHGITSVIYEGKPSTTPDASSYYRIINDYKVNAMFTVPTALRLLREVDPEAKFGAEFDISSLKHVWVAGEHMDSSTKLWAEKIFNVPITNHWWQTETGTAISGTCAGLTNPCQDSTLTTGLPFPGYNVQVISKDGRLTDKNELGRIVIKLPLPPGALTTLLKADDRFYKTYFTKYSGFYDTMDAGYLDENGLLYVTARADDIINVAGHRLSTIAIENIILSHPDICNACVVSVPDKIKNEVPLGLFVMKEDANLNEYLIAQELVIMVREYLGPVASFRLAIGVKALPTTRSGKICRKSIADLARNKLKKISSTVVDPTVYKEIEESLRKLGYCS encoded by the exons ATGAGTTTGGTTAAGCGTAAAAAAATGGAGAGTAAGAAGAAGG GTAAGGGCAGTTCAATATTGAACAGCACCTGTTATGAGAAAGTATTCAAAGAATCCATTGAAAATCCCGAATCATTTTGGGCAACCGTTGGTACCCTAGTCAGCTGGTCTAAACCATGGAAAAAAGTATTGGATAACACCAGAGAACCGTTTACAAAATG gtaTGTTGGAGGTGAAATAAATGCTTGCTACAACGCAATTGACCGACACATTGAAGCTGGATTGGGCTCCAAAGTTGCATTGATCTACGATAGTCCTGTCACAGGAGTTTCCAGAAAAATAACTTACTCTGAACTGCTCGAAAag GTGTCTAAGCTAGCAGGCTTACTAGCAAGATATGGCGTGGAACGTGGAGACAGAGTTCTGATTTATATGCCCTTAATTCCAGAAACTGTGGTAGCTATGTTAGCCGTAGCTAGACTTGGTGCTGTCCATTCTGTCGTTTTTGGAG ggTTTGCTGCAAATGAATTAAGTACAAGAATCGACCATGCGGAGCCCAAAGTGATTATAGCTGCCAGTTGTGGAGTTGAGCCCAATAAAGTTCTGAA TTACATAACCGAACTAAATCACGCCATTAACATATCGGTCCATAAACCGAGCAAATGTGTGGTGTTCCAACGTAAAGGCATTTTGATCGCCGAACTGGATCCCGAAAGAGATATGGACTGGGAGGAAGCGGTAAAAAACGTCGAGAGTGTTCCATGTGTCCCCGTGGAAGCAAACGATCCACTTTATATCCTGTATACCTCTGGAACTACTG GTGAACCAAAAGGTGTTCAACGTCCTGTGGGTGGTCATCTTGTAGCTCTAGCCTTCACGATGAAAGCTCTATACAATATGGGGCCTAATGACGTATGGTGGGCTACCAGTGATTTCGGATGGGTGGTGGGACACTCCTATATGTGCTATGGGCCACTAGTGCATGGTATTACTAGTGTTATCTATGAGGGAAAACCTAGCACTACTCCTGATGCTAGTTCTTATTACAG aataatcaACGACTACAAAGTGAATGCCATGTTCACAGTTCCAACAGCGCTCAGACTCCTCAGAGAAGTAGACCCAGAAGCAAAATTCGGAGCAGAATTCGACATTTCAAGTCTAAAACACGTGTGGGTAGCAGGAGAGCACATGGACTCGTCCACAAAACTATGGgcagaaaaaatctttaatgtcCCAATAACGAACCACTGGTGGCAAACGGAAACTGGAACGGCAATCTCTGGAACATGTGCCGGACTAACAAATCCTTGTCAAGATAGCACCTTAACGACTGGATTGCCATTTCCAGGATATAATG TTCAAGTCATTTCAAAAGATGGACGGCTAACAGATAAAAACGAGCTTGGAAGAATAGTTATTAAGCTTCCATTGCCACCTGGGGCTTTAACCACGCTTCTTAAAGCAGACGACAggttttataaaacatattttacaaaatattca GGTTTCTATGACACAATGGACGCAGGTTATTTAGACGAGAATGGTCTACTATATGTCACAGCCAGAGCTGATGACATCATCAACGTAGCTGGACACAGACTATCCACCATAgctattgaaaatataatattgtcaCATCCAGACATTTGTAACGCTTGTGTCGTTTCTGTgccagataaaataaaaaacgaggTGCCACTGGGTCTTTTTGTAATGAAAGAAG atgctaacttaaatgaatacttGATAGCCCAAGAGCTGGTGATTATGGTAAGAGAGTATTTGGGTCCTGTAGCATCTTTTAGGCTCGCCATAGGGGTTAAGGCCCTACCGACTACCAGATCTGGAAAAATTTGCAGAAAATCCATTGCGGATTTGGCCAGAAATAAGTTGAAAAAG ataTCCAGTACAGTTGTGGACCCCACTGTATACAAAGAAATCGAGGAATCTTTAAGGAAATTGGGTTACTGTTCCTAA